In Nonlabens agnitus, the DNA window CTCAAGCTCATCGCATAGCTGCAAGGCTTTATCTGCATTCATTAATTCTGCATCGAGATAAAACTGAATCTGTTTCAAAGTACTGTTGAACGTCGTGGTGTCCCAGATTTCTGCTTTGGGAATCTGGTCGTATAACTTGCCCAAGTTTTTTATCGCATTAGAAAGGTCAATGGATAGATGGAATTTATCAAATGGTGTATGGTCAAACTCTGTTGAAAGCAAACGCATCCATACGTAGATCTTGAACCTACACAACGCGCTACCATCCATAAAATGAAACAAGGGAATATCCTTTGCCGCATAAAACAGACGAGAATCGCCAGTTGCTGCGATTTGCTGGATATATTGAGTAGATGTTTCAAAGTATTGTTGGAGATCATTTACACTAGATATCGATTGGGTTTTGTGTACCGCTACGATGTTCTGTGCGGCATTCTCCTGTAAGGCATCAAGAGACAAACCATAATGCGCAGAAAGTTGCAGGGCTTCATCCAGTGATAACTTGCTTTTACCACTGATACGACGGTGCGCAGCATCATAGCTAATTCCTAATACTGTCGCTATCTCCTCGTTGAGCGAAGATCCTTTAGGGATCATTTCAAATATTCTGGTAAAAAGCATAATAACCCTATTTTGTGATAATCGCAAAATATTAAATATATTTTGATTTAATCAAGTGATGTAGATGTGAATATCGCAGTTTATTTGTTGACATAAATCTTTCATTATGAAAACTACTCTGTTATTATTCTCACTAATTGTGCTCGCCAGCTGCGGAGCCTACAATGAAAACTCTATCGCCTATTACAAAAACCCGCTTTCTTCAAATGATGTCTCAAGACTTGATGGCTTATATCATTTGAAGGCAACACAAATCTACCGTAGCGACGGGACCATTGATTCCTGTGCCGTGGCTTCCAATGATCTTTTAAACATTAATCTTAGAATGGTTGCCACAAATGATTCGGTTGAAAAATATCAAATCAGGATACGGGCCATTGATCAAAATACTTTAAAAACAACATTGATCAAAAACGGTGAAAACATAGATTCATCCATCATCAATGGCAAAATTTCCAAAAAAGGAATGTTTCATTTTAAGAACAATCCAGTGGATTGCTATGGCATACCTTATATATTGGGCGGTTGCTCTGGCACAAAATCTAGAATAGGCATTGACCATGATAATAATCTGATTCTACAAAACAACAGCTATAGCGGCGGAGCCATACTATTGTTATTGGGCGATGGACGATGCTATTCTACGGCTTATAATTTTGCAAGAATTCAATCCAACTGAGATGAGAGCCACAACATTCATCATAGTTGCATTACTGCTTTCCGTGGTGGGAAAAGCACAAAACAGTCCTGAACAAAAGGATCTGGGACCAGTTATTAGAATCGAGACTGGAATGTATATTCCACTGAAAGAACTGAAACGGAATATTGACATCAGTCCAACGCTAAGCATCGTTGGTGGGATACCACTAAACGATAAATGGAGGATCGACCCAAACCTAACTTTTTTCTTCCCACAATCAAGTTCGCAAATATCCATTGTCGGTCAAGATTCCATCGTCTCTGGTAGGCTCAACTCCATATCTGGTCATTGGGGCGCTAGTTTGAATCGGGTAGAAAAATTGGGCGATCGTACTTTTTTAGAAGCTAGACTAGGAACTGGTTTAAGCTTCATATCCACAGATACCGAAAAAGAAAATGTTCCTGAGGACAGTAATGACAAATTATACGGTAGCGAAACCATTTTCCTCCAGGCAGGTTTTGGTATCAAGGTGTTTGCATTTAGGTACAGTTACATAGGATTAGAGGTCAACTATTATTTCACGCCCTATAATCTTTTTGGAGATCGATTTGTGGGAAATGTAGGCAATCAAGCTATAAGTGTTGGACTATCCTACGGACTCTAAAAGTAATCTGTTTACAATGCAGATAACTAAGACAAGTTCAAATAATTGAACCTTAAAGTCATATTCAAAAAAAAGCGCAAACCATAGTTTGCGCTTTTTGATTAGCTTATAGTGCATTCTACATATTCCTCCTATACTGTCCACCTACCTCAAACAAAGCTTCAGTGATCTGGCCTAGCGTACAGATTTTGGTGGCTTCCATCAAGTGTTCAAAAATATTTCCTTGTTCGACGGCAGCTTGTTGAATGTTGGAAAGTTGTTCTTGTTGCGCTTTCGCGAAAGCGGAATGCAAATTATCCTTAGTAGCAATTTGAGCCTGTTTCTCTTCTTCCGTTGCTCTAATGACCTCAGCTGGTAGGACCGTTGGACTACCTTTTGAGCTTAAGAACGTGTTCACTCCTATGATCGGGAACTCCCCAGTATGCTTCAACATCTCGTAATGCATGGACTCTTCCTGGATCTTGCTGCGTTGATACATGGTTTCCATGGCACCAAGCACGCCACCACGTTCTGTGATGCGGTCAAATTCCTCTAGAACGGCGGCCTCAACCAGTTCTGTCAATTCTTCAATGATAAAGGCGCCTTGAATAGGGTTTTCGTTTTTGGCAAGTCCTAATTCCTTGTTGATAATCAACTGAATGGCCATCGCACGTCTTACCGACTCTTCAGTTGGTGTGGTGATCGCCTCGTCATACGCGTTGGTATGCAATGAATTACAATTGTCATTAATCGCATACAATGCTTGCAACGTTGTACGGATATCATTGAAATCAATCTCTTGTGCGTGAAGTGATCTACCACTGGTTTGAATGTGATATTTCAACATTTGCGCACGCTCATTAGCGCCGTATTTGTTCTTCATGGCTTTAGCCCAAATCTTTCTCGCCACACGACCGATGACAGAATACTCTGGATCGATACCGTTAGAAAAGAAGAAACTCAAGTTGGGACCAAATTTATTGATGTCCATACCGCGACTCAAGTAGTATTCTACATAAGTAAATCCATTTGCTAGTGTAAAAGCAAGTTGCGTAATAGGGTTTGCTCCAGCCTCTGCAATGTGATATCCAGATATAGAAACGCTGTAGAAGTTGCGTACTTTTTCTTCAATAAAGTATTCTTGAACGTCACCCATCAATCGCAGGGCAAATTCAGTGGAGAAGATACATGTGTTTTGTGCCTGATCTTCCTTTAGGATATCAGCTTGAACGGTACCGCGTACTTGCGCCAGCGTTTCAGCTTTGATTTTTGCATAATCTGCTGGTTCTAATATCTGGTCGCCCGTCAGACCCAAAAGCATCAGACCAAGACCATCATTCCCTTCTGGAAGTTTGCTGGTGTCCACCTGGCCATTTTTGGAATACACCTTTTCGCCTTGAGCGTTTAAATAAGAAGGCCTTTCAACATTATTGTCATCATAGATTTCTTTAAGCTTTGCTTCTACTTTGTCGCCTAGCCCATTTTCTGTAATGAAACGTTCACAATTTTGATCAATCGCAGCATTCATAAAGAATCCTAACAACATAGGCGCTGGACCGTTGATAGTCATAGAAACCGATGTCATGGCGTGCGACAGGTCAAAACCTGAATACAATTTTTTAGCATCGTCCAGACAGCAAATACTTACACCAGCATTACCGATCTTACCATAAATATCTGGACGCAATCCTGGGTCGTTACCATACAATGTCACACTATCAAATGCGGTACTCAAACGTTTTGCCGGCATCCCAAGACTCACATAGTGAAAACGTTTGTTGGTACGTTCTGGTCCACCTTCACCAGCAAACATTCTGGTAGGATCTTCTCCTGTTCTCTTAAACGGATACAATCCTGCGGTATATGGAAATTCTCCAGGCACATTTTCCTGCAGACACCATTTTAAAATATCGCCCCAAGCAGTGTATTTAGGCAACGCTACTTTAGGAATCATTTTATGGGAAAGTGACTCTGTATGCGTTTCAATCTTGATAACCTTGTCTCTTACCTGGAACTCATAAATAGGCTGCTTGTACTTATTTACTTTCTCATCCCAAGTCGTGATGATTTCCCAATTGTAGGGATCCAGGTCTTTTAACGTTTTGTTGAATTGGGCGATGAGCAATTCTATGAATTCTTTGTCATCCTGAACTTGTTTCAGGATCTCTTCTTCATTTAAACCTTTTTCTGTAATGAACTGTTCTCGACTGCCGCTCGAACTGACATTTTCATTTTGTTCAACTAGCGTAATTATCGTTTGATAAATACCAAATAGCTTTTGGGCAACTTTAGATTGAACTTCGGCGGTTTGATCGTAAGACCTGTTACTCTCTGCAATCTCGCTTAGGTAGCGTGTTCTCGATGGTGGAATCACAAAGATTTTTTCACTTTGTGCTTTATTAAGTTCGTTTGTAGAGCTGAAATCGGCTCCGGTTTTCTCGGTGACCTCAGTCATCAACGCCTCGTACAACGCATTCATTCCAGGATCGTTGAACTGGCTTGCGATGGTGCCATAAACAGGCAAAGTTTCAGGGTCTGCTTCCCAAAGGTTGTGGTTGCGCTGGTACTGTTTTTTTACATCGCGCAAGGCATCTAGTGATCCACGTTTGTCAAATTTGTTGATCGCTACGACATCTGCAAAGTCGAGCATATCGATTTTCTCCAGTTGTGTCGCCGCACCAAACTCTGGTGTCATTACATATAGAGACACATCGCTGTGTTCCAATATTTCAGTATCGCTTTGTCCTATACCGCTGGTTTCAAGGATGATCAAATCATAGTTGGCCGCCTTTAAGACGTCAACAGCTTCCTGCACGTGTTTAGAAAGCGCTAGGTTGGACTGGCGTGTCGCCAGCGATCGCATATAAACACGATCGTTATTGATCGCGTTCATGCGTATTCTATCGCCCAACAAGGCGCCACCAGTCTTGCGCTTTGATGGATCTACAGATATCACACCAATATTTTTTTCAGGGAAATCGATGAGAAAACGACGTATCAACTCGTCTACTAATGATGATTTTCCCGCACCACCAGTTCCCGTGATTCCCAGGACAGGTGCTTGTTTTTCGGTTTTATCAGCTTCGTTAAAATGTTTTACGAAGTCCTCATGCCTGTTTTCGGCCAGCGATATGAGTCTTGCAATCGTGGGCACGTGGTTTTGCAATAATTCTCCGTTTAAGTTCGCTTTCGCGAAAGCGGGAACAGGAACATCACACTGCTTCACAAGATCATTGATCATTCCCTGCAAGCCCATGGCACGACCATCGTCTGGCGAATAGATGCGCGTGATACCATACTCCATCAATTCCTCAATTTCTGACGGCAGGATCACGCCGCCGCCGCCGCCAAAAATCTTGATGTGGCCAGCGCCCTTTTCTAACAGCAAATCACGCATATACTTGAAATATTCGTTGTGACCACCTTGGTAAGAAGTCATGGCGATCCCATTGGCATCTTCTTGAATGGCTGTATTGACCACTTCTTCCACACTTCTATCGTGGCCCAAGTGAATCACTTCACAACCCGTGGATTGTATGATGCGACGCATGATATTAATTGCAGCGTCATGACCGTCAAAAAGACTGGCGGCAGTAACGATACGTACTTTATTTACTGGGATATATGGCGTTTGATCTTGCATTGCGAATTTCGTATTTTAGGTGGTGCAAAATTACGAAAACGATAGCGTTGCGCTTACTAATGATGTTTTAAACTTTCGCAAGTTTTTATGATCTTAGTTTCATGAAATTATTGCCAGCCCTACTTCTCGTTTTCTTGACCATTTCCTGCTCTGATCCTGAGACGGTTGAGCCATCACGACCTGATGATGCAGTGCTTTATTTCCCGCCAATTGATGATAGGACATGGGAAACCACAACTCCAGCCAGCTTGGGCTGGGACGAGTCTAAACTAGCAGAATTGTATTCTTTTCTGGAAAACAATGACACCAGAGCATTTATTTTACTTAAAGATGGTAAAATAGTTAGTGAAAAATATTGGGGAAAAGATCTTCTGGAACGTTTTGATTTTGATTCTAATTCGCAATGGTATTGGGCCAGTGCCGGAAAATCCTTGACCAGTGTTCTTACGGGAATTGCGCAAGACAAAGGACTTTTATCCGTTGATGATGCTACGCAAGACTACTTAGGCGTTGGATGGACCTCCATGCCGGCTGGTCAGGAAAGCCGTATTTCTATCAGGAATCAATTATCCATGAATACTGGACTGGATTTTACCAATGGCAATCTGAGTTGTACAGATCCAGCTTGTCTCAACTACAAATCAGATCCAGCAACTGAGTGG includes these proteins:
- a CDS encoding serine hydrolase, coding for MKLLPALLLVFLTISCSDPETVEPSRPDDAVLYFPPIDDRTWETTTPASLGWDESKLAELYSFLENNDTRAFILLKDGKIVSEKYWGKDLLERFDFDSNSQWYWASAGKSLTSVLTGIAQDKGLLSVDDATQDYLGVGWTSMPAGQESRISIRNQLSMNTGLDFTNGNLSCTDPACLNYKSDPATEWYYYNAPYTS
- a CDS encoding helix-turn-helix domain-containing protein, whose translation is MLFTRIFEMIPKGSSLNEEIATVLGISYDAAHRRISGKSKLSLDEALQLSAHYGLSLDALQENAAQNIVAVHKTQSISSVNDLQQYFETSTQYIQQIAATGDSRLFYAAKDIPLFHFMDGSALCRFKIYVWMRLLSTEFDHTPFDKFHLSIDLSNAIKNLGKLYDQIPKAEIWDTTTFNSTLKQIQFYLDAELMNADKALQLCDELEHVLQESKSKVTSLNNDYQLYHNELLLMNNTVLIKNKHQMGFFIPFTFLSYLLATDINTCQQAEAYLNKQLSHSRLINTAGERSRNIFFSKISKKIDSLKALITARNVLDFE
- a CDS encoding methylmalonyl-CoA mutase family protein codes for the protein MQDQTPYIPVNKVRIVTAASLFDGHDAAINIMRRIIQSTGCEVIHLGHDRSVEEVVNTAIQEDANGIAMTSYQGGHNEYFKYMRDLLLEKGAGHIKIFGGGGGVILPSEIEELMEYGITRIYSPDDGRAMGLQGMINDLVKQCDVPVPAFAKANLNGELLQNHVPTIARLISLAENRHEDFVKHFNEADKTEKQAPVLGITGTGGAGKSSLVDELIRRFLIDFPEKNIGVISVDPSKRKTGGALLGDRIRMNAINNDRVYMRSLATRQSNLALSKHVQEAVDVLKAANYDLIILETSGIGQSDTEILEHSDVSLYVMTPEFGAATQLEKIDMLDFADVVAINKFDKRGSLDALRDVKKQYQRNHNLWEADPETLPVYGTIASQFNDPGMNALYEALMTEVTEKTGADFSSTNELNKAQSEKIFVIPPSRTRYLSEIAESNRSYDQTAEVQSKVAQKLFGIYQTIITLVEQNENVSSSGSREQFITEKGLNEEEILKQVQDDKEFIELLIAQFNKTLKDLDPYNWEIITTWDEKVNKYKQPIYEFQVRDKVIKIETHTESLSHKMIPKVALPKYTAWGDILKWCLQENVPGEFPYTAGLYPFKRTGEDPTRMFAGEGGPERTNKRFHYVSLGMPAKRLSTAFDSVTLYGNDPGLRPDIYGKIGNAGVSICCLDDAKKLYSGFDLSHAMTSVSMTINGPAPMLLGFFMNAAIDQNCERFITENGLGDKVEAKLKEIYDDNNVERPSYLNAQGEKVYSKNGQVDTSKLPEGNDGLGLMLLGLTGDQILEPADYAKIKAETLAQVRGTVQADILKEDQAQNTCIFSTEFALRLMGDVQEYFIEEKVRNFYSVSISGYHIAEAGANPITQLAFTLANGFTYVEYYLSRGMDINKFGPNLSFFFSNGIDPEYSVIGRVARKIWAKAMKNKYGANERAQMLKYHIQTSGRSLHAQEIDFNDIRTTLQALYAINDNCNSLHTNAYDEAITTPTEESVRRAMAIQLIINKELGLAKNENPIQGAFIIEELTELVEAAVLEEFDRITERGGVLGAMETMYQRSKIQEESMHYEMLKHTGEFPIIGVNTFLSSKGSPTVLPAEVIRATEEEKQAQIATKDNLHSAFAKAQQEQLSNIQQAAVEQGNIFEHLMEATKICTLGQITEALFEVGGQYRRNM